A portion of the Trichomycterus rosablanca isolate fTriRos1 unplaced genomic scaffold, fTriRos1.hap1 scaffold_276, whole genome shotgun sequence genome contains these proteins:
- the LOC134307487 gene encoding AP-5 complex subunit beta-1-like: MTSWGPKISSFLSSPSQFLSCTTAESFLAELLDELRDDKASDNKKILLLSVLLEHPGVLCPTTSAGEGTAQELISILTYTPQKSVTLKCHLMLAITNVLICTTCLASQAKVAEDFLNFLFRNIQDTNDNSGGLCVHALRATACECLREMENCQPGLLSQKLEALYYLKNQETTVLHQSYSLLYSLGLKNAIHLLAKQKNVDNAKLRGVLSGNEGFVWKAIDLPLSVLPFGMISQVPQLPTTLDCKDLRSIMSLLLEESYLMTPASQVALLRGLVEIVAMVPAITPAVFKSQLLRLFGTTEVELMHATLIMKGTFTDSLFTAEDENFLLKRLTGMAQHPLLKTPEKLFYMDCILHFPENRPISSSGEESLPVLVTPQLTLSLFPTVFDDSTTMLCRLNLLCLVLLEADEDEESKGLSYLFDHLMALLKIVNNQGSRDMITMFFRATFIFLMHFNHIKKFSKKLVSKLCELYSKNCHLAPNMINLADKVQECFEDSIWSVRLLTALQKCIVEMPPLQLTLQNLSWHLKILARVALESQIAQRNTIHFLLNILINSNLCERRSWQVGTAILTVCRNLLQHPTLNEVFIELADLLQHMLKHYEDSDIQDHARFYYTLLTNLSWEKLAGVLAKAPEGGQMKVRSMSAIVAESDGLTSCLTVQKPEGCVLQLTKIDKTDSQGVGPITESQEALGQRDLFEVYQDQFKSPGFASEVTLCYNLTHASVKDVGFDRIYTICLHFDLNTSHYAEVKDIHVPCLFRDRKPPQVNLTLRPHHPYPTSLRVSALFTTEDGLSWNTQLPDVEVSFPEIFLPMPLPQGTSPESKEEVFDKIWKNISSGEPSSSETSLYCFKTDRDTLANLIEEYFKGYLVAQTKDQVCKVLFYLPPFFHVLLMISEAEDAVQLRIATENSELLPHINSYLQSITGNSSLTNARK; this comes from the exons ATGACCTCCTGGGGGCCAAAAATATCCTCATTTTTATCAAGTCCATCACAGTTTTTGTCTTGCACCACAGCTGAGAGTTTTTTAGCTGAACTTCTGGATGAATTAAGAGATGACAAAGCCAGTGACAACAAAAAG atactCCTCTTGTCAGTATTATTGGAGCATCCGGGAGTTCTTTGCCCAACCACGTCGGCAGGAGAGGGGACAGCACAGGAGCTCATATCAATTCTCACATATACCCCTCAAAAATCTGTCACTTTGAAGTGCCATCTCATGCTCGCTATCACAAATGTGCTGATATGTACGACCTGTTTGGCCAGCCAGGCAAAAGTCGCTGAGGACTTCTTAAACTTTCTGTTCAGAAACATTCAGGACACAAATGATAATTCAGGGGGCTTGTGTGTCCACGCTTTACGAGCCACGGCTTGCGAGTGTCTTCGAGAAATGGAAAACTGCCAGCCTGGTCTACTTTCACAAAAGTTGGAGGCTCTTTACTACCTTAAGAACCAAGAAACAACGGTTCTTCATCAGTCTTACTCTTTGCTGTATTCTCTAGGGCTCAAGAATGCAATACATCTGCtggcaaaacaaaaaaatgtggaCAATGCAAAGCTCAGGGGTGTCCTTAGTGGAAATGAAGGCTTTGTATGGAAGGCCATTGACTTGCCTTTGTCTGTGTTGCCTTTTGGCATGATCTCACAAGTTCCACAGCTGCCAACAACATTGGATTGCAAGGATCTGCGGTCTATTATGTCCTTGCTCCTGGAAGAATCCTATTTGATGACTCCTGCCTCACAGGTAGCATTGCTTCGTGGACTTGTAGAAATTGTTGCGATGGTACCAGCTATTACTCCGGCAGTATTCAAGTCTCAGTTGTTAAGACTTTTTGGAACAACAGAGGTAGAGCTGATGCATGCCACACTCATAATGAAAGGGACATTTACAGATAGCCTCTTCACCGCTGAGGATGAGAATTTTCTGCTCAAGCGCCTTACTGGGATGGCACAACATCCGCTTCTGAAAACTCCAGAGAAACTGTTTTACATGGACTGCATCCTTCACTTTCCTGAAAACAGACCGATCTCAAGCAGTGGAGAGGAGTCCCTACCTGTCCTGGTCACGCCTCAACTTACATTATCCTTGTTTCCTACTGTGTTTGATGACAGTACCACCATGCTCTGTAGACTGAATCTTCTCTGTCTGGTACTTCTGGAGGCAGATGAGGATGAGGAAAGCAAAGGCTTAAGCTACCTTTTCGATCACCTGATGGCCTTACTTAAAATAGTCAACAACCAAGGAAGCAGGGACATGATTACTATGTTTTTCAGAGCAACCTTCATTTTCCTCATGCACTTCAACCACATAAAGAAATTCTCAAAAAAACTTGTCAGCAAGCTTTGTGAGCTGTATTCCAAAAACTGTCATCTCGCTCCGAATATGATCAACCTCGCTGACAAAGTCCAAGAATGCTTTGAAGATTCGATATGGTCAGTACGGTTGTTAACAGCTCTTCAAAAGTGCATTGTGGAAATGCCACCTTTGCAACTGACCCTTCAGAATTTGAGTTGGCACCTTAAAATCTTGGCTCGAGTGGCACTCGAGAGTCAGATTGCGCAGAGAAACACAATCCACTTTCTTCTCAACATCCTCATCAATTCCAATCTTTGTGAAAGAAGGAGCTGGCAGGTTGGCACTGCAATTCTGACTGTTTGTCGCAACTTGCTCCAGCATCCAACCTTAAACGAGGTGTTTATCGAACTGGCAGACCTTTTGCAGCATATGTTAAAACACTATGAAGACTCAGATATTCAAGACCATGCTCGGTTTTACTACACCCTTCTGACCAACTTGTCTTGGGAAAAACTCGCCGGAGTTCTTGCCAAAGCTCCAGAAGGAGGGCAGATGAAAGTCCGATCGATGTCGGCCATTGTGGCTGAAAGTGATGGGCTTACCAGTTGCTTGACTGTTCAGAAGCCTGAAGGTTGTGTTCTACAGCTTACCAAAATTGACAAGACTGACTCTCAGGGTGTAGGTCCAATTACAGAGAGTCAGGAAGCTCTAGGACAGAGGGACTTATTTGAGGTCTATCAAGATCAGTTTAAGAGCCCAGGCTTTGCATCTGAGGTCACGTTATGTTATAACCTGACTCATGCCAGTGTAAAAGATGTTGGGTTTGACAGAATTTACACAATATGCCTGCACTTTGACTTGAACACCTCCCACTATGCAGAAGTCAAGGACATTCATGTGCCCTGCCTCTTCAGAGACAGAAAGCCACCTCAAGTTAACCTGACCTTAAGGCCACATCATCCTTACCCAACAAGTCTACGAGTAAGTGCTCTTTTTACGACTGAAGATGGCCTCTCATGGAACACTCAGCTGCCTGATGTAGAGGTTTCATTTCCAGAAATATTTCTCCCCATGCCTTTGCCACAAGGGACATCACCAGAGTCCAAAGAGGAAGTGTTCGACAAGATTTGGAAAAACATTTCATCAGGGGAACCTAGCAGTTCTGAAACTAGCCTGTATTGTTTTAAGACTGACAGGGACACACTAGCTAATCTGATAGAAGAGTATTTTAAGGGCTACCTTGTAGCACAGACTAAAGACCAAGTTTGCAAAGTCCTGTTTTATCTTCCACCTTTTTTCCATGTTTTGTTGATGATCAGTGAGGCAGAGGATGCTGTTCAACTCAGAATTGCAACAGAAAACTCAGAGCTGCTGCCTCACATCAACTCTTATCTTCAGAGTATAACTGGAAACAGTAGCTTGACAAATGCTAGAAAATAG